From the genome of Acidihalobacter aeolianus:
CTCGACCAGATGCCGATTGGTGACGATGAAGCGGCGCAACCCATGCGGCCCCTGGTGGGACACCACGAAGCCCGTCCCCGAACCTTGACTGCCGTCCTCCAGCACCGTGTCTACGCGCACGGTGTTGAACATCAGTCGCTTGGCGAGCGTGTCGATACGCATTTCAGTCCGTCTGTGCCGGCGGTCTGGCCCGCTGATTGATCGACTCGACCGCACGTCGCGCGGCCTCGGCGGCCTGCTCGACCTCGGCGTCGTTGCCCATCATGGTCAGGCGCCCGAAGTTGCCGAAGGGTTTCACGTCGACCAGGGTGACGTGCGCCGCCTTTTCCGCCTCGTTGGCCGCGTGCACCACATAGCCCGCCGGCTGGGTTTCCATGATGAACAGGCACTTGCCGGGCAGGATCATGGAACCCTGGCGCTGCTGACGGTTGATCAGCGTGGCATGGTCGGGGGTGATAGAGCGGATGATCTCGAGCCACGGGATGGTACAGCCCATGCGCTGTTCGACGCCCGTGCCGAGCTGGCCGAGGATGGCATCGCCCGCCGCCCTCACCTCGCTCTGGTTGCGATAGTGGATCTCCATCGAACCGAACGAGCGTTCCACCACCTGCTGCCCCATGCGCACGTTGGTCGACTTCAGCGCGAGATCGGACAGACGATGCACCGCCATGCCCGGAGCGACCTCGACCCACAGGCAGGCATCGCCGGGAATCGGCAGGAAGCCCTGCGATGAGGTCGCGAGGTAGGAGGCAAGCTGCGGCTGCAGCGCGTCGATGAATACGAAGGTGCGTAGCTCGATGTTCATGGGGTTCATTGCGTCAGGCCCATGTACAGGGTCGACAGCTTCTCGGGAAGCCGCTCGACATTATCGAGCACGGCATAGCGGCCGATGCCGAAGATTTGGGAGACGTACTGGTCGGCGTAGGGGTCCAGGCTCAGGCCGTAGGTTACGATGCCCGCGCGGCGCAGTTCGTCGACCGCGTAGCGCGCATCCTGGCGCAGATACTGCGGGTCGCGCACGTCCACGTCGGCAGGTTCGCCGTCGGTGATCACGAGCAGCAGCTTCTTCTCCCGCGCGAGCGTGCGCAGGTAGCTGCCGGCATGGCGCATCGCGGTGCCCAGGCGGGTCGAGTAGCCGGCCGTCATTCCGGCCAGCCGCGCCTTGCCCATGTCGTCGTAGGGATGGCCGAAATCCTTGATGCGTTGATAGCGCACGTCGTGACGGCCATCCGACGAAAAGGCATGCAGCGCAAAGGGATCGCCGATCTTCTGCAGAGCCTCGGCGAGCACCAGGCAGGCCTTGCGGGTCAGCGAGAGGATGGTCTCCTCGCCGCCGCCGCCCGGGATCGGGTCGTTGGCCGACTCGGACACGTCGAGCAGAATGAGCACGCCGACGTCGCGCGTGTGCAGCTTGTTGCGCATCATCACCCGCGGGTCTGGCTGCATTCCGGTGCGCAGATCGATCATCGCGCGCACCGCGGCGTCCACGTCCAGTTCGTCGCCGTCCTCGAGCCGACGGATACGCTGCATGCCCTGCGGCACCAGCGATTCGATGCGGTGCTTAAGCCGCGATACGGTCGGCTTGAGCTCGTCGAGTACCTGTTCGATATCGGCGATGTCGCCCATCGGCGGACGACGCTCGATCACCGTGGCCCACTCCGGACGCTCGAGCTGAATCTGGTAGTCCCACTCGTGGTAGTGGACTGGGTGCCGGACCGGCTGCCCGCCCTCGAGCTCGTTGAGCGAGGTGCCGTCGTCGAGCAGAAACTCGGTGCCCAGCACCCAGACTTCCTCGGCATCGTCGCCGGCATATTCCACATCGACGGCGTTCACCATCTCAAGGATGCTGACGTCGCGGCGCTGCTGCTTGGCCTCCCAGGTCGCCATCAATGCCACTTCGGCGTCGTATTCGCCGCTGACCCAGATACAGCGATTGTCGTCGCGGTAGATCGCACGCTGGCGATCGCGCTCGGGATGAAAAGGCGGGAGATCCAACTCGACCAGCGACGCGGCGAGCGGGATGCCGATTTCGAGGCTGAGCTTGCCGTCCTCCAGCGACGATAGACCTCGGAAACGCGCCACTGCATCCGCCACCCAGGGATGCGGATCTGCATAGTCCGCGTCCAACAGGCCATAGGCGAGCCGATGCAGGAGCTCACCGACCGTCGCCGGCTCGCCGGGCACCGGCACGGGATGCAGCGCCAACCAGGTGTTGCGCATGTTCGGATAGCGCGCAATGGCCAGGGTTTCCACCCGCGCGTCCTCGATCAGCTCGCAGACCGCGCGTTCGAGCGCACCGAGGTCCTCGTCCGACAAGCGCTCGCGGGTGAAGACGAGATGCGCTGCGCAGTGATTCGCGGCGGCGCGATAGATGTCCAGGCCGCTCACGATCTCATCTTCCGGCGTATCGTCGCCCAGTGCCTTGTAGTCGTCGTAGGCATCCGCGATATGGATTACATAACGCTCGATGAACGGCCGCAGGCCCTCGCGATCCTCATAATCGCCGGCGGTCGGGCGCATGAAGAAGTCGCGTCCCCAGATCGCCCGCAGGTACATATTGAGACGCCGCTGCACGTCGATGAACACCGTGCCCTTGCGTTCGCGCTGAAGCACGCTCAGCGCATCCGGGCTTTTCAGCGAAAAATAGCGGTTCTGCCCCTCGATGTCGTTGGGGTAGGTCTTGATGCCCCACTGCACCCAGCGGCGCAGACCGCCCAGCGTGAGCTGGCCGAACAGGCGGTCGAGGTGTTCCAGCAGCGGGCGCATGCCGCGCGGCGCATTGGCCGCCACATAGGACATCAGATCGAGAAACTGCTCGAACACCGCGGCGTCTCCCAGCCGAGCCGCCGCGGCCGGGGCCTTGTCCACCAGCAGTCCGAGCACCTCGCCTGAGGTCTTCGAGGCCATCGCGAGCACGAATTCGATCAGCGTCGGGACGCTGTCCTCGCCGATCGCGCGTGCCAGTTGGGGGGCCTTCTCGATGTAGCTGAACAGCAGGCTTTCCGTTCGGCCGAGATCATTGAGCGCTTCGACGCCGCGCAGGTAGTTGCGCAGGCCGGCACCGGAGAACGTCCGCGTCGCTTCGGCCCAGTTGTCGCGCAGCAACGAAGCAGCGTGCTCGGACAGCGCGTCGAGCAACGCGCTTTGGTCTTCCAGACGGATGCTCATGCCAGGATGCCGGCTAGAAGTACGTCGTCACCGCGGCATCCAGCGCATCCCGCATGTCGAGGTCGTCGGTGATCGGTCGCACCAGCGCGACCCTGCAGGCCTTGAGCGGATCGATGCCCTTGGCGATCAGCGAGCCCGCATAGGTCAGCATGCGCGTGGAAAGTCCTTCGTCGAGGCCGTGTCCCTTGAGATTGCGTGCGCGCTCGGCGATATGCACCAACTTGGACGCCGTATCGGCATCCACGCCCGACTCATGCACCACGATCTCGACTTCGATGTCGTGTTCGGGGTAGTCGAAGTCGAGCGCCGCGAAGCGCTGCTTGGTCGACTGCTTGAGGTCCTTCATCACCGACTGGTAGCCTGGGTTGTAGGACACGACGAGCTGGAAATCCGGGTGTGCCTTGACCACTTCGCCCTTCTTGTCCAGAGGCAGGATGCGGCGCGCATCGGTCAGCGGATGAATGGCGACCGTGGTGTCCTGCCGCGCCTCTACCACCTCGTCCAGGTAGCAGATCGCGCCGTAGCGCGCGGCCAGTGTGAGCGGACCGTCCTGCCAGCGAGTGCCGTTGGCATCGAGCAGGTAGCGCCCGAGCAGATCGGAGGCGGTCATGTCCTCGTTGCAGGACACGGTGACCAGAGGCCGGCCAAGCTTCCAGGCCATGTATTCGACGAAGCGCGTCTTGCCGCAACCTGTCGGCCCCTTGAGCATCATCGGCATGCGGATTTCGTAGGCCGCCTCGTACATGGCCACCTCATCGCCCACCGAGCGGTAGTAAGGCTCCTGAGCGACACGGTAGGCGGACAGATGTTCATCGCCCGACGCGGGTGCCGTGGTGTTCGAGGCTGGGAGGCTGCCGCCCTGCGGTGCCGCTGTCGGCGTCTGAGCAGATGCCGGCTTGCTGCCGGATCGACGGTGTTGTGCCTGCAATTGCTTGGGTGTGAATCTGCGCATGGTAAGTCCGTTTCGCTATCGTGCGTGTGGCGTAGGGAGGCTACCGCGTTTCAGTCGGGCCAGACCCGCGTCGGGAAAAGTTCGTCCTGCGAGGCCTTGGGGCTGGAAGGCTTGGCGCTCGAAGCAGGCTTGGCCGCGCTCTTGGCCGGAGCACGACGTGCCGGACTCGACGCAGCCGCCCGTTTCGGGGCCGCCTTGGCAGCAGGTTTCGCGGCGGTCTCCGCCGGTTTGGCCTCCTCGCTGGTCTGCGCCTTGGCCTTGCGCACGCTGGCGCTCAATTTGTCGCTGATACTGGTCATGCCTGCACCTCGTCGATAATCGCGTTGATTTCCGCGCGCGCCGGCGCGCCGAGCTTGCCTGCCTGGAACACCGTCAGTCCGTCCATCGCCGTGCTGCGGTACACCGCGCGGCGGCGCACGGCGGTACGCAGCGTGGGGATGGAAAATTCCCGTAATGCCCCTTCCATGGCGCCTGACAGCGCACTGCGCGTCTCCATCTGGTTGATCAGCAGCCGCGCCTGCAGCTTCCGGTTGACCTGCTGAGCAGCCTCCACGGCCTCGGCCAGACGCAGGCTGGACCACAGATCCAATGGCGACGGCATGACCGGGATCAGGACCTTGTCGACCGCCTGCAACACCTCAACCACTGCGGTACTGTCCAGAGTAGGCGGGCAGTCCACCAGCACCGCCTGCACTTCCTCACCCGTCGCCAATGGTTCGCGCGCATCGAATCCATCGGCCAGATGGCGTACCTGCATCGGCAGCGGGTCTGTCGCCAGCGAGGCCCAGGCGGCTGCCGTCCCCTGCGGATCAAGATCGACCAGCACGGTCGGCATGCGCAGTGCAAAACCGGCCGCGAGGTTGACGGCCAAGGTTGTCTTGCCTACCCCGCCTTTCTGGTTGATCACGGCGATGTAGTGCCTTGGCCTCACTTTCAGTTTTCCTCGAACAGCCTGTCCAGCCGGCTAACGAAGTCGCCAAGACGCGCCTGTTCTTCCTCCGAAGACGGCACCGTCAGTGAAACATTGGCGTAGTCCTTGCCGAAACCGATGTTATCGGGATGCACGCCCGTCGCCTCGGCCAGTTCGGCCAGCCCATCGAGGAACCGGCGCAAACGCGCGTATTCGGGAAACTCGAAACGCCTGAACCAGCTTTTCTCCGCGCCGTTGCCATTGATCGACCAACCCGCTGGGAGATTTTCAGCCATGTCCATCCTCCGTGCCCGGACTGCCGATACGATCGAGTTCACGAACATGCTCGGCCTC
Proteins encoded in this window:
- a CDS encoding CbbQ/NirQ/NorQ/GpvN family protein, whose protein sequence is MRRFTPKQLQAQHRRSGSKPASAQTPTAAPQGGSLPASNTTAPASGDEHLSAYRVAQEPYYRSVGDEVAMYEAAYEIRMPMMLKGPTGCGKTRFVEYMAWKLGRPLVTVSCNEDMTASDLLGRYLLDANGTRWQDGPLTLAARYGAICYLDEVVEARQDTTVAIHPLTDARRILPLDKKGEVVKAHPDFQLVVSYNPGYQSVMKDLKQSTKQRFAALDFDYPEHDIEVEIVVHESGVDADTASKLVHIAERARNLKGHGLDEGLSTRMLTYAGSLIAKGIDPLKACRVALVRPITDDLDMRDALDAAVTTYF
- the parA gene encoding ParA family partition ATPase, producing MRPRHYIAVINQKGGVGKTTLAVNLAAGFALRMPTVLVDLDPQGTAAAWASLATDPLPMQVRHLADGFDAREPLATGEEVQAVLVDCPPTLDSTAVVEVLQAVDKVLIPVMPSPLDLWSSLRLAEAVEAAQQVNRKLQARLLINQMETRSALSGAMEGALREFSIPTLRTAVRRRAVYRSTAMDGLTVFQAGKLGAPARAEINAIIDEVQA
- a CDS encoding nitric oxide reductase activation protein NorD, which gives rise to MSIRLEDQSALLDALSEHAASLLRDNWAEATRTFSGAGLRNYLRGVEALNDLGRTESLLFSYIEKAPQLARAIGEDSVPTLIEFVLAMASKTSGEVLGLLVDKAPAAAARLGDAAVFEQFLDLMSYVAANAPRGMRPLLEHLDRLFGQLTLGGLRRWVQWGIKTYPNDIEGQNRYFSLKSPDALSVLQRERKGTVFIDVQRRLNMYLRAIWGRDFFMRPTAGDYEDREGLRPFIERYVIHIADAYDDYKALGDDTPEDEIVSGLDIYRAAANHCAAHLVFTRERLSDEDLGALERAVCELIEDARVETLAIARYPNMRNTWLALHPVPVPGEPATVGELLHRLAYGLLDADYADPHPWVADAVARFRGLSSLEDGKLSLEIGIPLAASLVELDLPPFHPERDRQRAIYRDDNRCIWVSGEYDAEVALMATWEAKQQRRDVSILEMVNAVDVEYAGDDAEEVWVLGTEFLLDDGTSLNELEGGQPVRHPVHYHEWDYQIQLERPEWATVIERRPPMGDIADIEQVLDELKPTVSRLKHRIESLVPQGMQRIRRLEDGDELDVDAAVRAMIDLRTGMQPDPRVMMRNKLHTRDVGVLILLDVSESANDPIPGGGGEETILSLTRKACLVLAEALQKIGDPFALHAFSSDGRHDVRYQRIKDFGHPYDDMGKARLAGMTAGYSTRLGTAMRHAGSYLRTLAREKKLLLVITDGEPADVDVRDPQYLRQDARYAVDELRRAGIVTYGLSLDPYADQYVSQIFGIGRYAVLDNVERLPEKLSTLYMGLTQ
- a CDS encoding BMC domain-containing protein, with amino-acid sequence MNIELRTFVFIDALQPQLASYLATSSQGFLPIPGDACLWVEVAPGMAVHRLSDLALKSTNVRMGQQVVERSFGSMEIHYRNQSEVRAAGDAILGQLGTGVEQRMGCTIPWLEIIRSITPDHATLINRQQRQGSMILPGKCLFIMETQPAGYVVHAANEAEKAAHVTLVDVKPFGNFGRLTMMGNDAEVEQAAEAARRAVESINQRARPPAQTD